GCTACGCGCCATCACCCATTTGTTCGTGATGCAGGCCTACTACCTGATGGAGCAACTGGAAGACTGCCTGCAAGTGGCCGAACTGTCCTTGCACGAGCTTCAGAAGTCACACAATCCCGAGCCCTGGTCGGCGCTGAGCCGCTCGTTCCTGTACTACTGCCAGGTCATGTTGTACGGACGGGAAAGCAGCATGCAGTTCCTGCTCGATTGTGTGCAAATTGCCCAATACGGCCTGCCCATCAGCACTGATGGACTGATGAGCCGAATTGCCCGCGCCATGATTCGCCTGGGACGCAGCAATGAAGCCATGCCCTGGCTGGACAAGGCTGCCGCTCAGGGGCTGCGCTATGACACGGGCAGCATGGGGGCCGAGTTGCATTGTGTGCGTGGCGACGCCTGGATGGCATTGGGGGAAAACGCACAGGCCTTGCAGGAATGGAATCTGGCTGAACAGCAGATGGAAAAACACGGCCTGTATCGCTACGCCGACTGGATTCGGGACCGTCGGCAAGCCGTTCAAAAGCTCAAGGTCTAGCCCCACCTTGCCGGTGCGCTTGCCAGCAGCAGCCTTGCGCCGTTTAAACAGGATAGCGGAGCTCGAACTGGCAGGAAAACGGCTTACAGCAGCCACTCAATCGGCAGGACGGACAACACACCCACGCCCGCGCGCCGCCAGATGCTGGCATCGGGTTCGGACGTGAACCTGCGCTGGGTGCCGTCTTCATTGAGCTGAATCCACACCAACTCACCCTTGTCGTCCAGTTCCACCCGATAACTGCGGTAAGGCAGCACTTGTTCAAAACTTCTGGACAGGGCCTGCGCCATTTCAGGGCTTTCAATGATGAAACCCAGCTCAGTATTCAAATTGACCGAGCGCGGGTCGAAATTAAAGGAGCCCACAAACAGACGTTTGCCATCAACGGCAAAGGTTTTGGCATGCAAGGCTGAGCCAGAGCTGCCAAAGGGGCCCGAGCCATGACGGGTCGGCTTGTCCATCGTGGGACGCAACTCGAACAACTGCACACCCGCTTCCAGCAAGGCTCTACGTCGCTTCGCGTAACCGGCGTGCACAGCCGTGACGTCCGTGGCGGCCAGCGAGTTGGTCAGAACACGAATCTGCATCCCTGGCCGCTGCATCAGCCCTTCAAACGCCCGCACCCCCGCAGCGGTAGGGACAAAATACGAGGACACCAGATCCACCTGATGAGCGGGTTTGCCCAACAGCTCATCCATTTGCCAAACCAGCAGTTTTTCCGGACTGACCGGCCCGAGGGCCTTGGCCGGATCATCGCTAATCATGGTGGTACGCGCCCACTGAAAATCCAGCTGGCCTTGCACCAAAGCGCTGACCAGATTCGATTCACGTAATATTTGCTGGTACTTTTTGGCGCGGGGCTGTACTTCGGCATCCTGCAACTGCTCCTGAAACGCCGCAAGGGTTTGAGAGCTTTCAGTCTTTACGAGCCGATCGATGGGATACGCAGACTGGCTGGCCCAATAAAGATCAAAGTCCTTGGAGACCTCCTGCACCACCGCCCCAATCGCCATCACATCCAAATCTGCAAACAGAATGTCCTGCGTGGCGCCAAAATACTCATCACCCACGTTGCGGCCGCCAATAATGGTGACCTGATTGTCCACGGTGAACGATTTGTTGTGCATGCGCCGGTTCAGACGCGAGAAGTCAGTCAGGAAGCCCAGGGGCTTGGGCCAGCGCAACACAAAGGGATTGAACAGGCGCACCTCGATATTGGGGTGGGCATTTATGGCCGCCAGCGTGTCGTCCAGGCCCGTGATGCCATTGTCATCAATCAACAGGCGCACCCGTACACCCCGCTCGGCCGCCTGCATCAACATGCCCAGCATCAAGGTGCCGGTCGTATCGCCGCGCCAGATGTAATACTGCACATCCAGCGTTTTTTGAGCCGCAAACGCCAGCAGGGCACGGGCGGCATACGCATCGTGCGGGTCGAACAACGGATAAATACCCGATAAACCGGGATGCTGCTGTGCCAGAGGGTCCACCGCCCGGCCGATCGCAGTGTCACGAGCCTGCTCCAGAGGCAGCGCTTCGCTGTGGCTGCGTCCTTCCAGAGAGGGTAAGGCACAGCCTGTCAAAGCGGCCAGCAAGGCTCCCCCCGCAATCAGGGTACGCCAGACGCTGGACGCAGCCTGCCCCCGCAAGCGGGGTAACGTTGGCTTTTTGACGGGGTCGATTTTCATGAAGGCATCTCTGTGGACATGGGCATCGTTCCACATAGTAGCACCGCCCTGGCGCCCCAACCGCCAGCCCGTGTCACAATCACCACTTGCAGCCCGTGACAGGGCGGACAACAATAAAGCACCCGCCTATTCTTTAAGCCTGAAACAAGTAGCATGCCCACCGCCCAATCTTCTGCCTTACTGCCCCGCCACCTTGCCATTATGTTGCTGTTAATGCTGGGCAGCTCCTTTGCCGCCAACCATATTGCGGCCAAAGTGGCACTGGACCATGGCACCGGACTGATCATTTCTGTTATTTTGCGCTCGGCTGCCGCCTCCCTGGCGCTGAGCGTGCTGCTGATCTGGCGCAAGCAGGCCCTGTACGTGCCACGCCCCTACCTGGGCTGGCAACTGCTGCTGGGCGCACTGATCACTGTGCAATGCATGTTGAT
This genomic interval from Alcaligenes ammonioxydans contains the following:
- a CDS encoding phospholipase D family protein, translated to MKIDPVKKPTLPRLRGQAASSVWRTLIAGGALLAALTGCALPSLEGRSHSEALPLEQARDTAIGRAVDPLAQQHPGLSGIYPLFDPHDAYAARALLAFAAQKTLDVQYYIWRGDTTGTLMLGMLMQAAERGVRVRLLIDDNGITGLDDTLAAINAHPNIEVRLFNPFVLRWPKPLGFLTDFSRLNRRMHNKSFTVDNQVTIIGGRNVGDEYFGATQDILFADLDVMAIGAVVQEVSKDFDLYWASQSAYPIDRLVKTESSQTLAAFQEQLQDAEVQPRAKKYQQILRESNLVSALVQGQLDFQWARTTMISDDPAKALGPVSPEKLLVWQMDELLGKPAHQVDLVSSYFVPTAAGVRAFEGLMQRPGMQIRVLTNSLAATDVTAVHAGYAKRRRALLEAGVQLFELRPTMDKPTRHGSGPFGSSGSALHAKTFAVDGKRLFVGSFNFDPRSVNLNTELGFIIESPEMAQALSRSFEQVLPYRSYRVELDDKGELVWIQLNEDGTQRRFTSEPDASIWRRAGVGVLSVLPIEWLL